In a single window of the Zea mays cultivar B73 chromosome 5, Zm-B73-REFERENCE-NAM-5.0, whole genome shotgun sequence genome:
- the LOC111589319 gene encoding uncharacterized protein gives MADMVSGVASQGARPALRWSATMSGFVLRRFVDLIGTGVRTDKGFKEIHLNSVAKNVSEFCGQEVTGQQVYNHLRKWRSRWVKVCKLKDISGALWDEDTFVISLEEGHYAAYIKDHPKDADYLNRPIENYMAMQIIFGSGVATGRFAMGSNEPLGKPSDIVDILDDGIEVTSEFVDASNLTGKGKTVDKGTPSDSIDTKPMSNLGKRKRYMTDEDVVVFNGMKEVVSDVAAAVRESIHAEAAPGIYNAVINCPGFSREALMYALNHMMEHKATSLVFLDMTPDDRDLWLKTFLAKHYHN, from the exons ATGGCTGACATGGTCTCTGGGGTTGCTAGCCAGGGGGCTAGGCCTGCTCTTAGGTGGAGTGCCACAATGTCTGGGTTTGTTCTACGCCGATTTGTTGACTTGATAGGTACTGGGGTTAGGACTGACAAGGGTTTTAAGGAAATCCACCTTAACTCTGTTGCTAAAAATGTCTCCGAGTTCTGTGGCCAAGAAGTAACAGGCCAGCAAGTGTACAATCACCTTCGTAAGTGGAGGTCTAGGTGGGTCAAAGTTTGCAAACTAAAGGACATTAGTGGCGCTCTTTGGGATGAGGATACCTTTGTCATAAGCTTAGAAGAGGGTCATTATGCTGCTTACATCAAG GATCACCCAAAAGATGCTGATTACCTCAATAGGCCCATAGAGAACTATATGGCTATGCAAATCATTTTTGGAAGTGGGGTTGCCACTGGTAGGTTTGCAATGGGTTCAAATGAGCCTTTGGGCAAGCCAAGTGACATTGTTGACATCTTAGATGATGGCATTGAAGTGACCTCAGAGTTTGTTGATGCTTCCAATCTAACTGGCAAGGGAAAGACTGTTGATAAGGGTACCCCTAGTGACTCCATTGATACCAAGCCTATGTCCAACTTAGGGAAGAGAAAGAGGTACATGACTGATGAAGATGTTGTCGTGTTCAATGGGATGAAAGAGGTTGTATCTGATGTTGCTGCTGCTGTCCGTGAAAGCATCCATGCTGAAGCAGCACCTGGGATCTACAATGCTGTAATCAACTGTCCTGGGTTCTCTAGGGAGGCTCTCATGTATGCCCTAAACCACATGATGGAGCACAAGGCCACCTCCCTAGTGTTCCTGGACATGACTCCTGATGATCGTGACCTATGGCTCAAGACTTTTCTAGCCAAGCACTACCACAACTGA